The Eupeodes corollae chromosome X, idEupCoro1.1, whole genome shotgun sequence DNA window GTAGAATGTAAAAAGACTGAATTGATACTCCAGCACGCATTCTGCAGAATTTTTGTGTTCATTAATGAAATAAAGTAGAAAGAAGATTGAACTAACGTAGAATTCTGACGTTTATAAAAACCCTAACActaataaaacaagaaatagTTAGAGACCAAgcagtattaaaatattttattcttcttaCGAAAATAAAGGCAACCCGacaattacatatttttacatatatatatatatatatattatttttacgaCTAAACTTGTTATCGTCTCCCATTGATCAGTTTCGATTTTgacaatatatttttcaaatggcATATACCcgaatcaaaattgtttttttttgtttgtttttaattgatcttgaaggaataaattattaatgatTTATTGTAACGAACtggataattttaaattgtcagaaaattactgttattaaaatttcaaaattgaatttttcgtttttatcaCACAACTTTAGATCATCTATCGAAAACCATGAGCATCTTATGCttttcacaaatattttattactgttaaatgcaatttttaaacgTGCATCCACATTATCGAAATTGTTTTCTGTTCTTCTATTCCAAACATCTCCCTGAccaatgaaaaattataaacataagGTACACTTACTTAATGCTAAGAATAGAATGTGCAAATGCCCTAACCCACCGTAACAGCCCATTTTTGctctatttaataatttttgaaggcATCAATCTTCTTTCACtgattaagttatttttttttcaatttgactggTAGGCATTATTTGTATattagatatttatgtttttttttaacttgagcactttattgtttattttgtgtggTCATTAAGATGTACTTCATGTTTGGCAAAAGCCAGGACAACATGCATTTCCAGGTAGTTCCTCATTAAAAGGATAGGGTCCTCTCATAAATACATCTAGCAACTGACAGTGGGAGcttgaattataaaaacaaaataacaataatgtaaaataaaaataatttaaaaaataaatcttagaCTAACCTcataaatatttctaaatcaTGAACGATCTCGCCATCACAATTCCATTGACTTGTTCTTGAAGGTGTTTCGTCATTAATGGGATGAGAAGAACCATCCCAGGTGAGTTCCTCATTGGGATTTACCCGGAAATAAAATTGCTTGGTACGATAAACTTCTACAAATGGCAAGTCACGCTTTGAAGTAAAGATTGAAAAGTTAACTAATTAACCATTAtacgtttaatttaaatactcaCAATGTCTCCTGTTTTGTTGATCATTTTCATGAGCAAACGAATGTTGtttattaaacttgttttatggACTAAAATCAAGTCAATCGATCCATCACCGAGATGAGAAAACTTAGCCATGCCATTGGGAGAGCGGGAGCATGCACATGTTATATTAGCCCCACTAATCATGAAGAAACCACCTTTGATAGCTTTCCAAACCATTTGATTACTTGGAGCTGCCACCAATGTTGTTGGAGCTGACGGAGGAGTTGTCATTTGTTTTTGGGaatgataattattttttaaaaattcatcacGTTTTTCTACCACATTCAAGTTGGAATTAGATTTTTCAGGCAGATTATCACaggtattgtttttattatttgtctccGGCGCAATTCTTTCAAGGACTTCTTTTTCCGAATTTGTCGATTTATTATAATTGTACTTTGAAGACGTGGCATATTTTTCCTCCAAATCAGGAGTTGAGTCATGAACTTTGTAAACTTCATTAGCTAAAAAGCTTGAACTTGAGCACCTTTGGCAATtaacaaaacatttcttatcaTCTAGTTCTTGATTACTTCCAGCGACTGTTTGGTCTAAAGCTTGATCTGATTTATTATCTTCTGCTTCtgaatttgataataaaattcttatttcaGCTTGGTAGCTGGTGTTCATCAGGATGCTTTTGAATCCTGTTTAGATAATGAGTAACATTTAACAAATCTGAAAAAGGGATTATTACAATAATTACCTGCATATTCATATCGTTTAGTGCCCATCCATCTATATTTTTCACTCTGTAACGCAATATCCCCCAAATAGCCATACGACATCACACTTGCACAAAATCGAATTAAACCATTTGGATTTTGTACGCTGCAAATATCTAAACCTCGTTTTTGTCCCAGTACCATATGTATAGCTGCTGTTGCCACGTCGCACGTCCCATGTAAACTAAAAGCTACCGTATCCGTGCTACCAGCGGGTATCACAGCAACCGGTATTTTAGGCTTTGGAATATATTTCGGTTTTTGCACATCTAGATCCAAATCTTTCATAGTTCGAAATAAAAGGCCATTAACAACTTCAGCAAATGTTCCATCACCACCAACACAACAAATCGCATCGTATTGATCCAAATTTGTTGTCATAACAATATCATGAATTTGATTGGCTCTCTGCGATATAATGCAACTGGCATCGATTTTAGCCAATTCGAATATTGGCTTACAGTATTTCTCGTAGGTTTCAAGACCACGTCTTTGGCCACCAAAAGGATTTATAAATACTAAGACATTACGCAAGCGATTTTGTTCACTGAGGATTTTCTGCAATGCACTATACCAATTACTGACCACTCTGGAATCGGTGCTTTGCAGCACAACAGTTTGCTTCTGCCATCGATTGCAGTCTTCAGGAGATTTTATTACACGTTTGGCATAATGTATGGTTAGGTATTCCTTAGTGGATTTAATATCGCAAGGCAATTGTGACCCCCATGCTGATGGAGAAGATAATGATTCCCGATTGGTTgcagatgatgacgatgacgaggaCCGTTCATAAGATGGATTACATTCTTCAGTTGCAGTTGGGCAATTATTAGATTGCTCAAATGCAAGTATATCACTTACAGGAATGATTTgcttatctaaaaaaaacataaacaaatactAGATATTGAATTTTCAAACGTTTCTTTAATTTGTCTCACCGTTTTGCTTGGAATTGTTAGTTTCTTCTCGTTCATAAATAATTGTTCCGTAATTTAGAAGCGCCCGATaacgtttcttttttataagaaatgtatTAAGTAAAATGTCTGTTTCTTGCCGatacatatttgtttatttggtactataaataaaaagatacaaaaactcTTTTAGAGATACAAAACGAAATAAGCTAACGTTGATTGAAGGTTTAAATGCAGTTAAAGCCTTAatgatattatttattaaaaaaaaaccggcTATGTAAATTTGACCAACATAGCACAGATAAAAAGACCTTGAACCTATTCATAACATGAAACTAGTTGCCGGAAATTGAAttcttgtattttgttttgattttcgttGCAAGCAgagcagttaaaaaaattaccttctctcataaatataaaactacCCTCGACCTATGGATCCGCACCTGATTTTCTCGAACGCAAAAAGCTAGTTATTTCATAGATTGCATTTAGGTACATTCTTTTTATCTTATCATCAACGCAACGATACTTAATTTCTAGAAGCTTTTGTACTTTAATTCGTGAGATTGTTATGTAGATCAAAGGAAAAAGGTGAATGTGACCTCTTTGAAAAGGCAGTAAacacctacctacctataggtatttcttcttctttcgaGCCGATATTactatttgaaaacattttaattacaatGAATTCAGTGCTAAATTATGTGTTAATGCCACTGCGATTGGTCTTTAACTTAgctcataaattttgttttcttattttgtattcaaaaattcaattcctGACTTGCTAAATACACAAAGACAATAATGGGCAATGAAGACCTTGAAGAGGTGTGCTCTTGTACCTCTTGTCACAAATGGATGTGGTTTTTATCGAATTTACGAtaaatacattattattatGCTAACGACGATGACACATatcaaaaatctagaaaacaacaacaacaacaaaaaagaaggaaCTTACCTTTTAATAATTACTATGCGGTTATGGATAAATTCTAATTCCATATTaagataaaattcaatttaaattgaaaatataaaactttttattaacttgttgttttattgatatGCCAATATACAAGAGCGTTTCTTATTATTTGTTTCGTTAAACAATAATGGAATAAAATAAGTGAGgaaacatattaaaataaaaacaacaacaataacaaggAAACACGGAAAGCAAGTTAACTATAATAATTAACTGGAATAAGTAAAGTAGTAAAGCTATCACAGAATTTGAGTTGACATACTGCTACTGCCCACTCGTCCCGGCAAATAATATCCGCCAGTCCATCCAATTCACATTTCACTATTATACTAACTCAGTACTCAACTACTTAAGTAACTAAATTTAAGGACCTACTACTATTCTACTACCTTCctacagaaaattattttattattttagggtGACCATCCATCTGTTTTTAATTACTAGTAGTCACAATCGCGCATTCGGTCGACTATATCTTTGACATACCGAATATGAAGTTCTTATGAGACAATCTCATACGATATATCAAGCTTT harbors:
- the LOC129953290 gene encoding ceramide kinase is translated as MYRQETDILLNTFLIKKKRYRALLNYGTIIYEREETNNSKQNDKQIIPVSDILAFEQSNNCPTATEECNPSYERSSSSSSSATNRESLSSPSAWGSQLPCDIKSTKEYLTIHYAKRVIKSPEDCNRWQKQTVVLQSTDSRVVSNWYSALQKILSEQNRLRNVLVFINPFGGQRRGLETYEKYCKPIFELAKIDASCIISQRANQIHDIVMTTNLDQYDAICCVGGDGTFAEVVNGLLFRTMKDLDLDVQKPKYIPKPKIPVAVIPAGSTDTVAFSLHGTCDVATAAIHMVLGQKRGLDICSVQNPNGLIRFCASVMSYGYLGDIALQSEKYRWMGTKRYEYAGFKSILMNTSYQAEIRILLSNSEAEDNKSDQALDQTVAGSNQELDDKKCFVNCQRCSSSSFLANEVYKVHDSTPDLEEKYATSSKYNYNKSTNSEKEVLERIAPETNNKNNTCDNLPEKSNSNLNVVEKRDEFLKNNYHSQKQMTTPPSAPTTLVAAPSNQMVWKAIKGGFFMISGANITCACSRSPNGMAKFSHLGDGSIDLILVHKTSLINNIRLLMKMINKTGDIRDLPFVEVYRTKQFYFRVNPNEELTWDGSSHPINDETPSRTSQWNCDGEIVHDLEIFMSSHCQLLDVFMRGPYPFNEELPGNACCPGFCQT